The Juglans regia cultivar Chandler chromosome 2, Walnut 2.0, whole genome shotgun sequence genome includes a window with the following:
- the LOC109012784 gene encoding protein SAWADEE HOMEODOMAIN HOMOLOG 2-like yields MGRPPSNGGPAFRFTQNEVAEMDVILQQHNNTMPSRDVLVSLAEKFSESAERKGKITVQMKQVWNWFQNRRYAIRAKLSKAPGKLNVSPMPRDDSTPVRNVSQSIPAPIRAPSVPSAGKGAPENSPMEFEAKSGRDGAWYDVSSFLSHRYLETGDPEVLVRFSGFGPEEDEWVNVRKHVRPRSLPCESSECVAVLPGDLILCFQEGKEQALYFDAHVLDAQRRRHDVRGCRCRFLVRYDHDQSEEIVPLRKVCRRPETDYRLHQLHAVNDAAASIEQEKISMDPSAVTVPRSSTSAETKQKQRYDNAAVVAPVSNANVSVATHTVAPEPKQAEISNTNIAGNSIVPPGAAPVSSNAVGGSI; encoded by the exons ATGGGTCGGCCTCCTAGTAATGGAGGCCCTGCCTTCCGCTTCACACAAAATGAG GTTGCGGAGATGGACGTCATTCTGCAACAACACAATAATACTATGCCATCACGTGATGTTCTCGTGTCACTTGCTGAGAAATTCAG TGAGTCAGCGGAGCGTAAAGGCAAGATAACAGTTCAGATGAAGCAA GTTTGGAATTGGTTCCAAAACAGGCGGTATGCTATAAGGGCAAAACTAAGTAAGGCTCCTGGGAAGTTAAATGTCTCTCCTATGCCTCGGGATGATTCAACTCCGGTGAGAAATGTGTCACAATCTATACCTGCTCCTATACGTGCTCCTTCAG TTCCAAGCGCAGGAAAGGGTGCTCCTGAAAATTCTCCTATGGAGTTTGAAGCCAAATCTGGGAGGGATGGTGCATG gTATGacgtttcttcttttctttcacaTAGATATTTGGAAACTGGCGATCCA GAAGTACTGGTACGTTTTTCTGGTTTTGGACCCGAGGAGGATGAGTGGGTTAATGTTCGCAAGCATGTCAGGCCACGGTCTCTCCCATGTGAATCTTCAGAATGTGTAGCAGTTCTTCCTGGAGATCTTATACTCTGTTTTCAG GAAGGTAAAGAGCAGGCTCTGTACTTTGATGCCCATGTCCTTGATGCACAAAGACGAAGGCATGATGTGAGAGGTTGTCGTTGTAGGTTTTTAGTGCGCTACGATCATGATCAGTCTGAG GAAATTGTGCCACTGAGAAAGGTTTGCCGTCGGCCTGAAACTGACTACAGGTTGCACCAACTTCACGCCGTGAATGATGCAGCAGCATCCATAGAACAGGAGAAAATTAGCATGGATCCTTCAGCAGTTACTGTGCCAAGGTCTAGCACTTCTGCCGAAACAAAGCAAAAGCAGCGGTATGACAATGCAGCTGTGGTGGCCCCAGTATCGAATGCCAATGTTTCTGTAGCCACTCACACAGTAGCCCCAGAACCAAAACAAGCTGAAATTAGCAACACTAACATCGCAGGAAATTCTATTGTTCCTCCAGGTGCTGCACCCGTGAGCAGCAATGCTGTCGGTGGCTCTATATAG
- the LOC109012765 gene encoding transcription elongation factor 1 homolog isoform X2 — protein MGKRKSRAKPPPKKRMDKLDTVFSCPFCNHGTSVECRIDMKNLIGEASCGICQENFSTTVTALTEPIDIYSEWIDECERVNNLEDDGA, from the exons ATGGGGAAAAGGAAGTCAAGGGCTAAGCCACCCCCAAAGAAGCGAATGGACAAGCTTGATACTGTCTTCAGTTGCCCCTTCTGCAACCATGGAACTAGTGTTGAATGTCGTAT TGATATGAAGAACTTGATTGGTGAGGCTTCTTGTGGGATATGCCAAGAGAATTTCAGTACAACTGTAACCG CTTTAACTGAACCCATAGATAT ATATAGTGAATGGATCGACGAATGTGAGCGGGTCAACAACCTTGAAGATGATGGTGCTTAG
- the LOC109012765 gene encoding transcription elongation factor 1 homolog isoform X1 encodes MGKRKSRAKPPPKKRMDKLDTVFSCPFCNHGTSVECRIDMKNLIGEASCGICQENFSTTVTDIVNGSTNVSGSTTLKMMVLRKLSFMKS; translated from the exons ATGGGGAAAAGGAAGTCAAGGGCTAAGCCACCCCCAAAGAAGCGAATGGACAAGCTTGATACTGTCTTCAGTTGCCCCTTCTGCAACCATGGAACTAGTGTTGAATGTCGTAT TGATATGAAGAACTTGATTGGTGAGGCTTCTTGTGGGATATGCCAAGAGAATTTCAGTACAACTGTAACCG ATATAGTGAATGGATCGACGAATGTGAGCGGGTCAACAACCTTGAAGATGATGGTGCTTAGGAAGCTTTCTTTCATGAAGTCATAA